The Pieris napi chromosome W, ilPieNapi1.2, whole genome shotgun sequence genome contains the following window.
taggccgacACTGCTCTATATGCCAAGCCTATACTTAAATAACCAACAAACAACCATTTAATAATGTCGTAACAACAAAATAACCAGTCATTACACGTCAAGTCAGGGGTCAATAGCAGCTTATATTTGTTTTCGAAGCGTTTGATGTTACTATAGTTATCGATGTGTCAAATTAATATCCGATATTCTACCTTTGACGTTGACATGTTACAGGGAGCTGGGATTGAACGATGTGTCAACATGGCTTTGCCTTCAGGCACAGTATCGTGTAATAGCATGGGGGATATACAAATGGTATGAGGgtacttaatatatacaatcaGCGAATAGAAAAacgtaatacatatataatttatgttgaaAGTTTGttgaattaaacaataaaattggaATAGTATGAAGCCTATATCAccaagttattattaatatttaacatttaatttaataaatatgacttgtctaaattaattaatcatctAGGTTTGTAAATAACATGTCTTAATAACACGTTTTCttagtttttttgaaatttattatattatttttgcactGTCCCTTAATTATAATACTAGCATACCATATATATCTCTTGTATCATACGGCTTTGAGATATAACATCATAACTATATGTTTGCACCACTGCATTTAGCCAAAAAAGAGTTGTGATGGAACTTTTATGTTTGTCCTTTTGTAGCTGCTGCCTAATAATCACCTTCATGATTCAGTGGTTTCACATTGCATTTTACCTGAGGTCCTGCGTTGCCGTAAAATTAGTTTAGGGTCGGTATAACTGCAAATAGGTCTACACTTGGCCATTgggtaaataataatcatcttATAAAATCACAAAGTGATGCCATTCACCTACAGATTAGACTACAGACTATTGATTTCTAAGAAACTTTGCGAAAGATTTTGACGTCTTGTTACTTACTCATTTTTCTTTTCAGACTTGAACCGCCTACGCTTTATTTCGACTTAATTACCACgtattctattgtatttatttataatcagtggcgccacaacctctttaggtctgggcctcagatttctgaatctgtttcatgatcatttttcattcgaataggctagtaggtgatcagccttctgtgcctgacacacgccgtcgactgttGGGTCCAAGGcaggccggtttcctcgcgatgttttccttcaccgttcgagcgaatgttaaatgcgcacataaacagaaagcctattagtgcacagccggggatcgaacctacgacctcagggatgagagtcgcacgctgaagccacaaggccaacactgctcatcctattgtattattattatatatacgtatgtTAGCGGCAGTATTATCCTAGTGGCTCGCAGCGACCCCTTAAACTGCGCGTCCGAACACGGCGTTGCACTAATCTAATTGTCTATATGCGCAATTAAAACTTGTCGGCGTATCTCAAaaccaaaaaatttacaacatgtgtcaggctgatcacctaattaGCCAGCCAAATAGGGTTGTAACGCAACTgggttattattataatgtttttaattcttttgtaactattgttcgtgataaaggtataattgtttaaagaacCTAATTACTGACTAACTGTTGAGACTAAAAAGTGACATTTATAGGTCTCCAACGCTTTAACTGAAGTAGATAAACATGTACGAGCGCGtacaagtttttaatttactcaGAGAAGCGTTATTTACGCGTGTCTTGCGCACACTGACTATTATTGTATGTGAGccggatatatttagttgcactctggctgaattcacaagaattgcattaattataattacaaaaaaaggtttaggttttatgttttcttttatgttcttgtattaataagttttctattgtattagtgtTAAGTTACTGTacaaataggaaataaataaatgtatttcgaTTTTTACAGCTAATTAAAGAGGTACGGAggtttcaaaatttttatctgaatttctttaaatttaattattttaatgtttgtaaAGAAGATATAGAAAGAAACGGTCAAAAATAGGCCTATGTCAGAAGACATCTTGCCACAAAACTGGTTGCTAAAAAATTACTGTCATTTGTTATTTACATGTAAATAAAGGcttcattcatttgtttttgttacatgaaaatgtttagtcctaagtataattttatcgGCATCGGTTAATAAGTACAGTACCACGATTTTTATAGCACCACGAAGCGCAAACTTCGCTTTGTTGTCGTCCTTTTAACCGACGAGCCTAGGcgttaatttagaaaataatttctaaatcAACGCCTAGGCTTGGtcaaatataatgtaaagtcataataattacattacttatttagcatgaattttgtaaataagaaGGGTTAATTACAAAGAACTCTACTGATGTAAAATCACCaactatcaaaatataattaaatattatattattaaaggaCTATTCTTGTAAACTTAGTACAAAGAACTCCCCAGTAATGCAGCTTTgcctttgaaaaatttaatcagcGTTCCTTTGAAAGCGTTAAGaacaagaattatttttatagaatttataatacattaacGTCAGGTATATTTTGTCTACATCACtgaatcaaatttaattttcttttacagttccaaatcaatttaatgtattttatcgCGAGTAATGCCTTTGTGTCTGCCAACACGATGTGGCTCGGACCACGACTGTAATCAAAACTTCgaggtaaataaatatttgcgcTTAAATcccttaaatacatttttaatttacccttcatagcctagcggtgtTATTAAGTGTCTAGGTGAGGGtatcgggttcgattcccggtctaAGCGCaagtttattttcataaatttattggTACCgcatttctaaggcaagcagtgaGTACTTAAGAAAATAGACTGTGAGGTTTAGGTTGTATGTTCTAGGCCGAGGATGGAAATTGCAAGTggtaattcaacattccttttttaGGTGCGAGCGACTATATGCCGTCGGCACTCTGCGCGGAAATGCAATCccctcaataaaaataaaacaaacgtaCTGTATACGTAGTATAATAGCAGGTGAAATTGTTGGGCGATGATAAGATAGCTAGCTAACATATGGTGTTAGACAGTTTGGCAGTGTTAGAGATGCTTTTGAGACCTAGTATGTAGCTACACACTTTTTTCATTCACTGACtgactcactcactcacttacACATTTGCACCTACATTCCCTCATGCGCTCAGGCGTGTTGATAACAGTTGAAaggtaaattaaatgaatgatgtaattatatataaatatattttaaggaatttatatttaagtttgttatggaagagctgggaaccctgacacaggtatttcttacttaaaagggttcccaaatcttacacttTGTAATGCATATctacttaaaatgaataaagacttttttatgttaattacaTGATTTGATATATCTGATACTTACAAGAGCTATGCGAAGTACTACTTTTGTTCTCCCAAAACATCTTGCATTGTGCGACATCCATGAAACAGTGGTTTTTGAACATCAGGGCTGGTTCCCTCGCCATGATGCCGGCTACACCACACACGGGAGCATAGGTGTCTGGATATTTCTGGAACAGAAATCTTATTactgaattaatatttattatattcagaTTATTAATCCATATTTTGTTATGGggtctttttgaagtgaaacttctttaggcgcatgagggtaaatttttacggatgaaacgcaataattataatattagcgtcacgaagatgtgcagcgtttttgtcaaagaaaagggagagaccgattgagagagagggagaagggcgaattacaaTGCAACGTGTTTTAAGTATCgaagaattaaatataaaaaaaaatatattttcgacacttaatattttaatgacaattaatttCCCTGCCTCTATGTCtcgaaaatttaaagttttagatttgtataaggcttaaaaatttgttggccaaagaagtttcacttctgacatgtgtactttgtacgcagcacttttttatgtaataggcggcacatgggcaggaggctcacctgatgtaaagtaataccgccgcccatggacccTAACACTCCCAGAATTCTCGCacgtgcgttgccggccttttaagaataacaATTAGGTCTGAGTAACGTAATGGCTAGGAAACAAAAGAACTTATGTTGGAGCATGTATTATAATAGAGTTGTATGAATTGTCGCGTCTAAAAGGTGTATACGTAGGAGAATATCAAGTCTCATTTctatatttagaatttaatatgATAACTTCGGAATCTTTTGACGAAGAATATACTTTTTGAAGCTGAGGTAATTAAGAAATGGACGATTCAATCGTGATTTCTAAGAAGattgaagttttttttagtatagattgtgacttttgaatttgaaattattaacttGAGTTATTGATATGTGAGTCATGATTCTGAGACAGGAAATACTTAATGTACGTGTTtttgttcaataaataatatccaaaataataatcccaccgagagtgttcagaggagatATTCAGTtgacctgcagctgagttttatcATCGGACATCGAGGCAGAAAGccaaattccacccgtatcacctcgacgtccgccgttccacaaccgACCGTTCTTTAAGGCAGTTTctgaaccagctacccactgaaccaattcgacttagggtccttcaagaaaagaacgtaataattgttaaaatgccggcaacgcactcgcgagttctctggcattgaagttgtccatggacggcggtatcacttaacatttgGTGatccttctgcccgtttgcccctgttctatagAAAACCGCCTTCGAGGTTAAGATGGTTTTAAtacatcaatatttaaattataatcatccctattaaattttgaagtgaaacttctttatcggggttggaaaaaaatttagtgtaacattttttcgttacgcgtcacatttttcggttacgcgccatgttgctttttgaagtcaaacttctttatcggcgttagaatgaattttttatcgacgtttgggagaaattttgtagcaaaataacgataacaatgatagtaataattctattacaattaatgaaattctgtaataatcttagtagtaataaggtaaaatgaaatatttgtatttgtattcatgtctatgataataaaagccttttgttaaactttatttaaccaatttcgttaagttgcatatagtagatcatttttcgaaaaataaggtcataaagaagtttcacttcttacgtgtgtacacctagtacacgcacacatttttttttatttaccaaaCGATGTGGTTGTGTGGTTTGTGGTATGGTTTTGCCTTATAATTCAAAACGTCGagttaaatactttttcaGCGTTATagacatttataattatgtctTATTGATTTACTTACAGTAGGACAAGTATGATAGCACGTAGAAAATGTTGGGCGATGGTATGTATCATTTTTCTTCTCCTTCGGTATCATGATCAATGGTACGAAGATTTTTACTGGGCCTGCGTTCTTTATTAAACGTCTCCTTGTGTTAAACGGATCCATTTCTTTCACAGGCAAATCAAATACATGGGTAGAAGCGAAGAAGCTATCTATACTTTCATTGACATTATCTGTACCTAACATACCACCATTGATGATAACTAagttctttatattattaatttggttTTGTCTATTATCAATATCGTTAATTTGGCTTTCTCTATTATCAATATCATAAATTTGGTTTTCTATATGTGCTGAGTCACAAATGAATAGTTCTGTctctgtatattttatattcgtgTTGCAGTTGTGTTTATGCATCTCGCATCTATTTGGAAATCTTTTTACTCTGTACCCTTCTCCTTCTTCCCGTATTGCGcaaatttctgtattattacatattaaatttacatcgCATTGGTGATTGTCGACagtcaattgttttatatgcAATTCGTTCAGCGTGTTATTTGGTAAGGCATTAGAACAATATTCCATATTTATTACTCCATAtgctgtaaaatattaatattataatataataatctagATTTAAAGTTTACTGTTCATGTCCAATCCAACCAATCATTCTAGTAATACAATATAAGATGCATTATCGTATGTGTATTGTGTAAATATCGTAGATCGGAGATCTCTAGCCGGTGTTATGTTCttatacaaattgtaaaatggtcaaataaaaacaaacaataaaataaagggtgcgtgtacttatgtacgcgcgtaagaacttctttggcattattaaaaatagtttttgattgcatgcaaataattaattacaattaaataatcaaagactggaaaaggagtcattatagtcaataaagttcagtttacatttgaaaaattaattaaataaatatttattattattctcttacttTAAGTGtatcataaattctattattattcgaatgttgtttttaaattatgtccaatgccgtagcatcttccgtgggcaacttcattctgttaattttgtgtcacgaagcgcgcgcatcgtaaaatttcactctcatcaatttttcataacgcgcctaaagaagtataacttcaaaaataattgttaaatgaCTATCTGATACCTAATCCGCTGTTGGTTATGTTAGCAATGTAGCTAGTATaagcaaaaaaatactagtaaaatctaaaactagatgttgaatgtttttattgtatttttattattttaattttttgtaacattaagTTTACCACAAATAATAAACTctccaagttttttgttttacacagcCTTTGTTagaagctgcaaccattacaccatgttccacatgacatcttaagtaataaataataaaaaaatcaattaaaaacaaagatagcTTAGGTTTCCTTACAACGCTTACCGTTACAGCACGTCTCAATAGcgcacataaaataatatttattggttAAAAGCTAAGGTTTAAACGCACGAACTTATGGGATCTCAGACCTCcttataatctatataataattatatacctatatataataataaaaggccTTTATTTACAGACAgatattacattacaattatatgttttttcctttttacacttgacaatacaatacaatgtaAATAGGTTGTTACCGTCGCCTACCCGTCGCTTTCAAAGGATTCCGACGGGATTGTATAAACGCCAAATCAATAATGATACTCATATATGgacaaaatcaataaaaatgctattccttttttatttacgaatatttgaagttgttttaataaaactatgttaaaaaaaattaagtagtaACTACATacgatttatattaattttaatcgacaaaatatcttttttccTTTCGAAATGAAACCATAAACAGTtaagataaattaaacaatagactaaaaaaaattgtttgaaacTGAGTGTCAACTGGTTTTAGTCGTTTATACATGaacttataactaacataaaattaggggtattggggttg
Protein-coding sequences here:
- the LOC125061999 gene encoding uncharacterized protein LOC125061999, encoding MHKHNCNTNIKYTETELFICDSAHIENQIYDIDNRESQINDIDNRQNQINNIKNLVIINGGMLGTDNVNESIDSFFASTHVFDLPVKEMDPFNTRRRLIKNAGPVKIFVPLIMIPKEKKNDTYHRPTFSTCYHTCPTKYPDTYAPVCGVAGIMAREPALMFKNHCFMDVAQCKMFWENKSSTSHSSSYIESSFLFCMGDEVNALYRFLPAICTLQRMGRLKKKGKFRLKMKNFRFISEFRSGRPNFMG